A genomic stretch from Hugenholtzia roseola DSM 9546 includes:
- a CDS encoding DUF1573 domain-containing protein — MKYNIKLFFVLLLGFALLLKGQVYAQNGVYFAEPQKDWGEVLWQDTLVHTFVGVYAKDAAATSLHISQIETDCACTLAQFENRPYAAGDSIKITVLFLPYQLQPFIKVFEVKFSNGTSQKLLLKGNLTQEKATADYFPYTKGLLKSRTKLFNFGLINTKQPLTKRFELYNPTDQDLIFTDQIDAPKHIQVQFDSTHIIKAGQVGGIYLTYDAAAKNDFAYVEDYITLQIIKKDPNASPLILPKNKKELPNAESLKLLIVATIEEYFPPIIEEMQLSYPQLEIKEGEKVNIGSFSYRKALNDTLIATFTLKNIGQKPLLIRKILPAYGAEILTPAAQLKKIAPQKEVLLQIRFLPLEGTGKQTRTLTLICNDPRQPKIILKVEANFY; from the coding sequence ATGAAGTATAATATCAAGTTGTTTTTTGTTTTGTTGTTAGGATTTGCGCTGCTTCTCAAAGGACAAGTATATGCGCAAAATGGGGTATATTTTGCCGAACCCCAAAAAGATTGGGGCGAAGTCTTGTGGCAAGATACCCTTGTGCATACTTTTGTCGGCGTTTATGCCAAAGATGCCGCCGCTACTTCGTTGCACATTAGCCAAATAGAAACCGACTGCGCCTGCACGTTGGCACAATTTGAAAATCGCCCATACGCGGCAGGCGATTCTATCAAAATCACCGTTTTGTTTTTGCCTTACCAGCTACAACCTTTCATCAAGGTCTTTGAAGTAAAATTTAGCAATGGCACAAGCCAAAAACTCCTACTCAAAGGCAATCTTACACAAGAAAAAGCCACCGCCGACTACTTCCCCTACACAAAAGGCTTGCTCAAAAGCCGCACCAAGCTCTTCAATTTTGGACTTATCAATACCAAACAGCCCCTAACCAAGCGTTTCGAACTCTACAATCCTACCGACCAAGACCTCATCTTTACCGACCAAATAGACGCGCCTAAACATATTCAGGTTCAATTCGATTCTACCCACATCATCAAAGCAGGGCAAGTAGGGGGCATTTACCTGACATACGACGCTGCCGCCAAAAACGACTTTGCATACGTAGAAGATTACATCACTTTGCAAATTATCAAGAAAGACCCCAACGCAAGCCCCCTGATTTTACCCAAAAATAAAAAAGAACTGCCCAACGCCGAAAGCCTCAAACTTCTTATCGTCGCGACCATAGAAGAATATTTCCCTCCTATCATAGAAGAAATGCAACTTTCCTATCCACAGCTCGAAATCAAGGAAGGAGAAAAAGTAAATATCGGCTCTTTTTCATACAGAAAAGCCCTCAATGATACCCTTATCGCTACCTTCACCCTCAAAAATATAGGACAAAAACCGCTGCTTATTCGCAAAATCCTACCTGCATACGGCGCGGAAATCCTGACCCCAGCCGCCCAACTTAAAAAAATTGCACCCCAAAAAGAAGTGCTACTCCAAATCAGATTCCTGCCTTTGGAGGGAACAGGCAAACAGACGCGCACCCTCACGCTCATTTGTAACGACCCCAGACAGCCTAAGATAATTCTAAAAGTAGAGGCGAATTTTTATTAA
- a CDS encoding PAS domain S-box protein: MKMNNREVLEQGNIWQAIFEQAPIGLAKIDLSGRFLAVNEAMATTFGYQAAELLERNFLDLMSPQELECELKAHIAQGGGFRKKYRQELLCLHKTGRNFYCLVQISLIKDDKKGEPLFLLGQVIDMSKQKDFELLLKQQNEALKKSNQQLVAQHIRAQQEHRNCERIKQLIQAIDTQEPNVRVLQEQILLLKKEIALQRHQEQQESFDQYFQQLNPDFFKRLKADFPALSSADLRMCAFLRLNFSTKEIAQMLSVSNESAHKARYRLRKKMCLQREQDLIEIVMKY, translated from the coding sequence ATGAAAATGAACAATCGCGAAGTGTTGGAGCAAGGCAATATCTGGCAAGCCATCTTCGAGCAAGCACCCATTGGGCTGGCAAAGATCGACCTAAGTGGGCGGTTCTTGGCGGTCAATGAGGCTATGGCAACGACCTTTGGCTACCAAGCAGCCGAACTCTTGGAGCGGAATTTTTTAGATTTGATGTCGCCACAAGAGTTGGAGTGTGAGCTAAAAGCGCACATTGCACAGGGAGGAGGTTTTCGCAAGAAGTACCGTCAGGAATTGCTTTGTCTGCACAAAACGGGACGCAACTTCTACTGTTTGGTGCAAATTTCACTTATCAAAGACGATAAGAAGGGCGAGCCGCTTTTTCTTTTGGGGCAGGTGATAGATATGTCGAAGCAAAAAGACTTCGAATTGCTTTTGAAGCAGCAAAATGAGGCACTCAAAAAAAGCAATCAACAACTTGTGGCGCAACACATCAGGGCGCAACAAGAACACCGCAACTGTGAGCGCATCAAGCAACTGATACAAGCCATCGATACCCAAGAGCCAAATGTGCGCGTTTTGCAGGAACAGATTTTGTTGCTCAAAAAAGAAATTGCCTTGCAACGCCACCAAGAGCAACAAGAAAGTTTCGACCAATACTTCCAACAGCTAAACCCCGATTTTTTCAAACGCCTCAAAGCGGACTTTCCTGCCCTTTCTTCCGCCGACCTGCGCATGTGCGCCTTCCTGCGCCTGAATTTTTCTACAAAAGAGATTGCCCAAATGCTTAGTGTCTCGAACGAAAGTGCGCATAAGGCGCGTTATCGCCTGCGCAAAAAGATGTGCCTGCAAAGGGAACAAGATTTGATTGAAATTGTGATGAAGTATTAG
- a CDS encoding TrkH family potassium uptake protein, with product MLPKRFYLGRERLKNYIFNSRHRVQFLTEMVAILGAGLATVLLFFRYGFHLSVSEEAFIFRAFDAIFALFVVIYGINVFYDRNWRAYLRRTPLEGLLMGGILGHGIINLLFDTKLLFLFLEWLAVKRPALSYQHAVSLVALLLIGTVITKGTTRLSEINFKPSTTFLLSFIFLILGGAGLLMLPTMTNVEGGISFLDALFTSTSASCVTGLIVLDTPTDFTFKGQLVILFLIQLGGIGLVSFATFFATFLSKGVGLKHQLIIQDYLNSETLVSTTSLLRKIIFITLGIEAIGAVLIYFSWDEELMAEYAFKTWGEKVYFSIFHSISAFCNAGFSLFSGGMNDTVFQTHRMYLLHFVLVVIILFGGLGYTSIEEIFSIKNIKDRLKNPWKKLGISSKINLYSQMGLLAIGTVAFMLLEFDKLTDRTVIEAFVTALFQSAVTRTAGFNSVDFEVLEPSTLLIFIFLMFVGGASGSTAGGIKLATGVILFVAAISTIRRQENLVIGKRTISEELVRKAFAIFIFAVAYNFVSILLLMLTETPSNPQDTKFMLKIFFEQVSAFATVGLSMNLTGELSAMGKVIIICSMYLGRVGTLTLAFALSNSVVSNSYRYPNAHIMVG from the coding sequence ATGCTACCAAAACGCTTTTACCTTGGGCGCGAACGCCTCAAAAATTATATCTTCAATAGCCGCCATCGAGTACAATTCCTAACCGAAATGGTGGCGATTTTGGGTGCAGGTTTGGCTACGGTTTTGCTTTTTTTTCGCTATGGGTTTCACCTTTCGGTGAGTGAAGAGGCGTTTATTTTTCGCGCTTTTGATGCCATTTTCGCCCTTTTTGTGGTCATCTATGGCATCAACGTCTTTTACGACCGTAATTGGCGGGCTTATTTGCGACGTACTCCCTTAGAAGGGCTACTGATGGGAGGTATCTTGGGGCATGGCATCATAAATTTGCTCTTTGATACCAAACTCTTGTTCTTATTTTTGGAATGGCTGGCGGTAAAACGCCCTGCGCTATCCTACCAACATGCCGTTAGTTTGGTTGCCCTGCTGCTTATCGGAACAGTCATTACAAAGGGAACGACGCGCCTTTCGGAAATCAATTTCAAGCCTTCTACTACTTTTTTACTTAGTTTTATCTTTCTAATTCTGGGGGGAGCGGGCTTGCTTATGCTGCCTACCATGACGAATGTAGAGGGGGGCATTAGCTTTTTAGACGCGCTCTTTACCTCTACGAGTGCTTCCTGCGTTACGGGGCTTATTGTGTTAGATACGCCCACAGATTTCACCTTCAAAGGGCAATTAGTGATACTTTTTTTGATACAATTAGGCGGTATTGGCTTGGTTTCTTTTGCCACTTTCTTCGCCACTTTTCTTTCTAAGGGGGTAGGTTTGAAGCACCAACTTATCATACAAGACTACCTCAATAGCGAAACACTGGTTTCTACTACTTCGCTTTTGCGCAAAATTATCTTTATCACTTTGGGCATAGAGGCTATCGGGGCGGTGCTGATTTATTTTAGTTGGGACGAAGAGTTAATGGCAGAGTACGCCTTCAAAACTTGGGGCGAAAAGGTCTATTTTTCTATTTTTCACTCCATTTCTGCCTTTTGTAATGCTGGTTTTAGCCTTTTTTCAGGGGGTATGAATGACACTGTTTTTCAGACCCATCGCATGTATTTGCTGCACTTTGTCTTGGTTGTGATAATTCTTTTTGGCGGACTGGGCTATACTTCCATCGAGGAGATTTTTTCTATCAAAAACATCAAAGACCGCTTGAAGAACCCTTGGAAAAAATTGGGGATTAGTTCTAAAATAAACCTATATTCCCAAATGGGGCTATTAGCCATCGGGACAGTAGCATTTATGCTTTTAGAATTTGATAAACTAACGGATAGGACAGTGATTGAAGCCTTTGTAACGGCACTGTTTCAGTCGGCAGTTACCCGTACTGCGGGTTTCAATTCCGTAGATTTTGAAGTCTTAGAACCTTCTACCTTGCTCATTTTTATCTTTCTAATGTTTGTGGGAGGCGCGTCAGGCTCTACCGCTGGGGGCATTAAATTAGCAACAGGCGTGATTTTGTTTGTCGCCGCTATTTCTACTATCCGCCGCCAAGAAAACTTAGTCATTGGCAAGCGCACCATTTCGGAGGAACTGGTCAGAAAAGCCTTTGCCATTTTTATCTTTGCGGTAGCCTACAATTTCGTTTCTATTTTGCTGCTGATGCTCACCGAAACGCCCTCGAATCCGCAGGATACGAAGTTTATGCTCAAAATTTTCTTCGAGCAGGTTTCTGCCTTTGCCACAGTGGGTTTGAGCATGAACCTGACGGGCGAACTCTCTGCTATGGGGAAAGTAATTATCATTTGCTCGATGTATCTGGGGCGCGTCGGGACGCTGACCTTAGCCTTTGCCCTTAGCAATTCGGTAGTGAGCAATTCCTATCGCTACCCCAATGCGCATATTATGGTGGGGTAG
- a CDS encoding CheR family methyltransferase, with product MSDIEIAELRKLTQFISERFSYDFKDYAMSSFRRRIKRILDLYKLKSVDELIALLDSREGFYEEFVSELTVNVTEMFRDPTFWRVLKEHIIPNIMLNHDKISIWHAGCSSGEEVVSMAIVLDEMGILDKAKIVATDIDRSIIAKAKEARYSMKNIEVHRKNYQRYQGKHALENYYDEIGGEAVMHSRLLQNVSFRKHDLVLGSVFSKFDLVLCRNVMIYFNQTLQNQVLHKIHESLFKYGYLAIGSKESLIWCDIAHKFIVVNNEEKIYKKIKD from the coding sequence ATGTCGGATATAGAAATTGCCGAACTTCGGAAACTGACCCAATTTATCAGCGAGCGTTTTAGCTACGATTTCAAAGACTACGCCATGTCGTCTTTTCGCCGTCGTATTAAGCGTATCTTAGACCTCTACAAGCTCAAATCGGTAGATGAACTTATTGCCCTGCTCGATTCGCGCGAGGGCTTCTACGAAGAGTTTGTATCTGAACTCACCGTCAATGTAACCGAGATGTTTCGCGACCCCACCTTTTGGCGCGTCCTCAAAGAACACATCATACCCAACATCATGCTCAATCACGACAAGATTAGCATCTGGCATGCGGGCTGCTCTTCGGGCGAAGAAGTCGTTTCGATGGCGATAGTGTTAGACGAAATGGGGATTCTGGATAAGGCTAAAATCGTCGCGACCGACATCGATAGAAGCATCATCGCTAAGGCAAAAGAGGCGCGTTATTCTATGAAAAATATAGAAGTGCATCGCAAAAACTACCAACGCTATCAGGGCAAACACGCCTTAGAAAACTACTACGACGAAATCGGTGGCGAAGCCGTCATGCACAGCCGTTTGTTGCAAAATGTATCCTTCCGCAAGCACGACTTAGTCTTGGGTAGTGTCTTCTCCAAATTTGATTTGGTCTTGTGCCGCAACGTCATGATTTATTTCAATCAGACCCTACAAAATCAGGTGCTACACAAAATTCACGAGTCTTTGTTCAAATATGGCTACTTAGCCATTGGCTCGAAGGAGTCTTTGATTTGGTGTGATATTGCGCATAAATTCATCGTGGTCAATAATGAAGAGAAAATCTACAAAAAGATTAAAGATTAG
- a CDS encoding chemotaxis protein CheB, which translates to MTKKYDIGKQYRAIVIGGSAGSFQPITQLLAAIPKDFPLPIFLALHRLKHVRHGFVEALAIKSQKEISEPHDKESIKRGAVYLAPANYHMAIELGNSISLSTEDLVNNSRPSIDITFDSAAYTYRDKLIGILYSGANKDGALGMRKIKERNGLTIVQDPEDSMINAMPTSALAATKIDYVLTSDEIIDFILQLDKAYRS; encoded by the coding sequence ATGACCAAAAAATATGACATAGGCAAACAGTATCGAGCAATCGTCATTGGCGGCTCTGCGGGTAGTTTCCAACCTATCACGCAGCTCTTGGCAGCTATTCCGAAAGACTTTCCCCTGCCGATTTTTTTAGCTCTGCATCGCCTCAAACACGTCCGTCATGGCTTTGTAGAAGCCTTAGCGATTAAGAGTCAGAAAGAAATTTCAGAGCCGCACGATAAGGAAAGTATCAAGCGTGGCGCAGTTTATCTGGCACCTGCCAACTACCACATGGCAATAGAACTCGGCAACTCCATCTCGCTTAGTACCGAAGATTTGGTCAATAATTCACGCCCCTCCATTGATATTACCTTCGATTCTGCCGCCTATACTTATCGCGACAAACTTATCGGGATTCTCTATTCAGGTGCAAACAAAGACGGTGCTTTGGGTATGCGCAAAATCAAAGAGCGCAACGGACTCACTATCGTACAAGACCCCGAAGATAGCATGATTAATGCAATGCCCACTTCTGCCTTAGCCGCCACAAAAATCGACTACGTGCTTACCTCCGACGAAATCATAGACTTTATACTTCAATTAGATAAAGCCTACCGCTCATGA
- a CDS encoding GAF domain-containing protein, with protein MIKQLLQLRIWSGLAMLLYVAATLFIAFPLFKLVEGNLPTESVFRLVLIILATLFLGLIVMIVLFLQWQKREQKAEVIYVDRYIDAKKNEAQVVQSQEEERDERFLKQTQEMLAQIETQTEKYELALGRICSYLQASAGALFLARQEQERRFIEMVASYAYHLPDSQTLVYEYGEGLAGQAAKEGKIWQIKDIPQGYIQIVSGLGASTPSQLLLVPFKNRQNALKGVVEIAAFNAFSPTQLSLVQSVCAMLIEGNEP; from the coding sequence ATGATAAAACAACTCCTACAACTCCGCATTTGGTCTGGTCTGGCAATGTTGCTCTATGTAGCAGCCACACTTTTTATCGCCTTCCCACTCTTTAAGTTGGTAGAAGGCAATCTTCCTACCGAAAGTGTCTTCCGTCTGGTGCTTATCATCTTGGCTACCCTTTTTTTGGGTCTGATTGTGATGATTGTGCTTTTTCTACAATGGCAGAAGCGCGAACAGAAAGCCGAAGTCATCTATGTAGATAGGTACATTGATGCTAAAAAAAATGAAGCGCAAGTAGTACAAAGTCAGGAAGAGGAGCGCGACGAGCGTTTTCTCAAACAAACCCAAGAGATGCTTGCCCAAATAGAAACGCAGACGGAAAAATACGAATTAGCCTTAGGGCGCATTTGCAGTTACCTGCAAGCCTCCGCAGGGGCTTTGTTTTTAGCACGGCAGGAGCAAGAACGTAGGTTTATAGAAATGGTCGCCAGCTACGCCTATCATCTTCCTGATAGTCAGACTCTTGTCTATGAATACGGCGAAGGTTTGGCAGGGCAGGCAGCCAAAGAGGGCAAGATTTGGCAAATCAAGGATATTCCGCAGGGCTATATCCAAATTGTATCGGGTTTAGGCGCAAGCACGCCTTCGCAGTTGCTCTTAGTGCCTTTTAAAAACAGACAAAATGCCCTTAAAGGGGTAGTAGAAATTGCAGCTTTCAATGCCTTTTCGCCTACCCAACTTAGCTTGGTGCAGTCGGTCTGTGCGATGCTTATAGAAGGAAATGAGCCTTAA
- a CDS encoding PAS domain S-box protein, translating into MIENDFKIGISTKITTLLLLVVVLAAIAMSLVSYNSGKYAVEERYRENLQIINRLKADQIQDLFRQVETNLGLISQSPAITKALLLTQQNTTLDSLKGQMQDLLGESLPLFARSYGYPNIVLLDNAGKFLYQSNPTNDLLSFGKNHDPYQILIQNANEKIAYGEPFKRNEVALLDVLMPIKNAEHRLIGYLLIEYDMQNIYALTNENIGLGQTGEIVLARRVATGQSFVFLNEPRHSKGAVQPLVAARVLGSANSEGVQRAIQTKQEGLDLVLDYKGKSVLSAWTYLDALEWAVETKIDEDELNADLGGLLVNFSIIGAIIVLIAGGLARIFSYYLTEPLNKLKNILNIIAKGELPRRVEKVTNDEIGEMAVAVNNLVQALKRTAEFAYTIGEGKYDAQFTPMSQNDILGTALISMRDNIQESDKREKERTWIVSGIAEIGQVLRDSQSIELLSEKVVAFICEKINAIQGAFYVVEEDEFDKEIVLMASYAYHKRKYLQKKFRFGQGLVGQAAIEQDTILRTEIPDDYFSITSGLLGDKKPKCLLLVPLITEDKVYGVLEFAAFEPFSPTQVRFVEETSLIIARTIFNIKINERTRLLLQESQQMGEELQLQQEVLRQNAEEMEATQEELKRTNTRLEEQIQEVNRTQKRMQVLLENASEVITIYEKNGKVRYISPSVETILGYEQSEIIGISDIENVLPESREVFSDMFEKLLENPDETATIQLEYRKKDGETVWLEATGTNRLSDQAVRGLVVNTRDITERRRAEKEARMRGQMQSLSENSPDLIMRLTPEGTVFYVNPTIKMLTGLEPEGIINQPLQELDIQEDIVEKWREIMISVTKRRTKISREIELSSSVGDRIMQMNAIPEFNDQKELESVLLVAHDITERKKAELEIRDTNKKISESINYARRIQGAILPESRHIQSIFPNSFIYYKPRDVVSGDFPWYLQKGNDIYIAAVDCTGHGVPGALISLVGYFILNGILNAAKENHLEAGKVLDLLNDGVTKTLRQDVEGNTKDGMDIALCRINTENRFVEYAGAHRPLFHLQATGELNEIKGDKFPIGGGSLYKTRTYFANHRFRIEEGDSIYLFSDGLTDQFGGTDGRKFSPSRLREVLRQNYHVEMPEMERLIDLKFQQWRGSRKQIDDILLIGIKF; encoded by the coding sequence ATGATAGAAAATGATTTCAAAATAGGGATTAGTACAAAAATCACGACGCTGCTGCTCTTAGTTGTGGTCTTGGCTGCTATTGCCATGAGTTTGGTTTCTTATAATAGCGGAAAATATGCCGTAGAAGAACGCTATCGTGAAAATTTGCAGATTATCAATCGCCTGAAAGCCGACCAAATTCAAGACCTTTTCAGGCAGGTAGAAACCAACTTAGGGCTTATTAGCCAATCGCCCGCCATCACAAAGGCACTCCTGCTGACACAACAAAATACCACCTTAGACTCCCTCAAAGGGCAGATGCAAGACCTTTTAGGCGAATCGCTCCCACTTTTTGCACGCTCCTACGGCTACCCCAATATTGTACTTTTAGACAATGCAGGCAAGTTTTTATACCAATCGAATCCTACCAACGATTTGCTTTCCTTTGGCAAAAATCATGACCCTTATCAAATCCTGATTCAAAATGCCAACGAAAAAATTGCTTACGGCGAACCCTTCAAACGCAATGAAGTGGCACTCCTCGATGTACTAATGCCCATCAAAAATGCCGAACACCGCTTGATAGGCTATCTTTTGATAGAATATGATATGCAAAATATCTACGCCCTAACGAATGAAAACATTGGCTTAGGGCAGACAGGTGAGATTGTTTTGGCAAGGCGTGTAGCGACAGGACAGTCCTTTGTCTTTCTCAACGAACCCCGTCATAGCAAAGGGGCAGTGCAGCCTTTGGTGGCGGCGCGAGTCTTGGGTTCTGCTAATTCCGAAGGGGTGCAGCGAGCTATTCAAACCAAACAAGAAGGCTTGGATTTGGTCTTAGACTACAAAGGGAAGTCGGTTCTTTCCGCTTGGACGTATTTAGACGCGCTCGAATGGGCGGTAGAAACGAAAATAGACGAAGACGAACTTAATGCTGATTTAGGCGGCTTACTTGTCAATTTCTCTATCATTGGTGCGATTATCGTACTGATTGCAGGCGGCTTGGCGCGTATTTTTTCCTATTACCTCACCGAACCGCTCAATAAGCTAAAAAATATCCTCAATATCATTGCCAAAGGAGAGCTTCCGCGTAGGGTAGAAAAGGTTACGAACGACGAAATTGGCGAAATGGCTGTGGCAGTGAATAATTTGGTGCAAGCACTCAAACGTACCGCCGAATTTGCCTATACCATTGGGGAGGGAAAATATGATGCGCAATTTACCCCCATGAGCCAAAACGACATCTTAGGGACTGCCCTTATTTCGATGCGCGACAACATTCAAGAATCCGACAAGCGCGAAAAAGAGCGCACTTGGATTGTGTCAGGTATCGCCGAAATTGGACAGGTTTTGCGCGATTCGCAGTCTATTGAGCTTTTGAGTGAAAAGGTGGTCGCTTTTATTTGCGAAAAAATCAATGCGATACAAGGCGCGTTTTATGTCGTGGAAGAAGACGAATTTGACAAAGAAATCGTCCTTATGGCGAGCTACGCCTATCACAAGCGCAAGTATTTGCAGAAAAAATTTAGGTTTGGGCAGGGGCTGGTAGGGCAGGCAGCCATAGAGCAGGACACCATACTTCGCACCGAAATTCCAGACGATTATTTTTCTATTACATCAGGGCTTTTAGGCGACAAAAAACCCAAGTGCCTTTTGCTTGTGCCACTGATTACCGAAGACAAAGTCTATGGCGTGTTAGAATTTGCCGCCTTCGAGCCTTTTTCGCCTACCCAAGTGCGCTTTGTAGAGGAAACAAGTCTTATCATTGCCCGCACCATTTTCAATATCAAAATTAACGAAAGAACGCGCCTTTTGCTGCAAGAATCCCAGCAGATGGGCGAGGAGTTGCAATTACAACAAGAGGTATTGCGACAAAATGCGGAAGAAATGGAGGCGACCCAAGAGGAGCTAAAACGCACCAATACCCGTTTGGAAGAGCAGATTCAGGAGGTAAATCGCACACAAAAGCGTATGCAGGTCTTGCTCGAAAACGCTTCGGAGGTTATTACCATCTACGAAAAGAACGGCAAAGTTCGCTACATCAGTCCTTCGGTAGAAACCATCTTAGGATACGAGCAGTCGGAAATTATCGGTATCAGCGACATAGAAAACGTATTGCCTGAAAGCCGCGAGGTATTTTCGGATATGTTTGAAAAATTGTTGGAAAATCCAGACGAAACGGCTACTATACAGCTCGAATATCGCAAAAAGGACGGCGAAACTGTTTGGCTCGAAGCCACAGGCACAAACCGTTTGAGCGACCAAGCTGTGCGTGGGCTTGTCGTCAATACGCGCGACATCACCGAGCGCAGGCGTGCCGAAAAAGAAGCCCGTATGCGTGGTCAGATGCAGTCGTTATCTGAAAATTCGCCTGACTTAATTATGCGCCTCACGCCCGAAGGTACGGTTTTTTACGTCAATCCTACCATCAAGATGCTCACAGGTTTAGAACCCGAAGGTATTATCAATCAGCCGCTACAAGAGCTTGATATTCAGGAAGATATTGTAGAAAAATGGCGCGAAATTATGATTAGCGTAACCAAACGTCGCACCAAAATCAGCCGCGAAATAGAGCTATCTTCTTCGGTAGGCGATAGGATTATGCAAATGAACGCCATTCCCGAATTTAACGACCAAAAAGAACTCGAATCGGTGCTTTTAGTGGCGCACGACATCACAGAACGCAAAAAAGCCGAACTTGAAATTCGGGATACCAACAAGAAAATTTCGGAAAGTATCAACTATGCGCGTCGTATTCAGGGTGCAATTTTGCCCGAAAGCCGCCATATTCAGAGCATCTTCCCCAATTCGTTCATTTATTACAAACCGCGCGATGTCGTCAGTGGCGACTTCCCTTGGTATCTACAAAAGGGCAACGATATTTATATCGCCGCCGTCGATTGTACAGGGCATGGCGTACCCGGTGCCTTAATTTCTTTGGTCGGATATTTTATCCTCAATGGGATTCTTAATGCCGCTAAGGAAAATCATTTGGAGGCAGGTAAGGTATTAGATTTGCTAAATGACGGCGTAACCAAAACATTGCGACAAGACGTAGAAGGCAATACCAAAGATGGTATGGACATCGCCCTTTGTCGCATCAATACCGAAAACCGTTTTGTAGAATATGCAGGAGCGCACCGCCCACTTTTCCACTTGCAAGCCACAGGCGAGCTAAATGAAATCAAAGGCGATAAGTTCCCAATCGGTGGCGGCAGTTTATACAAAACGCGCACCTACTTTGCCAATCACCGCTTCCGCATCGAAGAGGGCGATTCTATATACCTCTTTTCCGACGGACTCACCGACCAATTTGGCGGCACAGACGGACGCAAGTTTTCGCCCAGTCGTCTGCGAGAGGTCTTGCGCCAAAATTATCACGTAGAAATGCCCGAAATGGAGCGTCTGATAGACCTTAAATTCCAGCAGTGGCGTGGTAGTAGGAAACAAATAGACGATATTTTGCTCATCGGTATCAAATTTTAA
- a CDS encoding SiaB family protein kinase, whose protein sequence is MKYIYDLHRIMLKQNILLVYEGEFNQEITKSILAMAERNMDSYGESSSIKRKVFNIMVEALQNICKHSQSYQEEIYGKNSAIFMLGKAEHAYYITSGNPLFTREVANLQDRIERINAMDEGQLKEEYKRIIKTNPGELTEKGGAGLGFVDMARKSGNKLRFDFETINQELSFFSLRITVNK, encoded by the coding sequence ATGAAGTACATCTATGACCTCCATAGAATCATGCTCAAGCAGAATATCCTTCTGGTCTATGAAGGGGAGTTCAACCAAGAGATTACCAAATCTATCTTGGCAATGGCGGAGCGAAACATGGATTCTTACGGAGAAAGTTCAAGCATTAAGCGCAAAGTTTTTAATATTATGGTAGAGGCACTGCAAAATATTTGCAAGCACTCACAAAGTTACCAAGAGGAAATCTATGGTAAGAATAGCGCGATTTTCATGCTTGGGAAAGCCGAACATGCCTACTACATCACTTCGGGCAATCCGCTCTTTACACGTGAGGTCGCAAACTTGCAAGACCGCATCGAGCGCATCAATGCCATGGACGAAGGGCAACTCAAAGAAGAATACAAGCGCATCATCAAGACCAATCCGGGTGAGCTAACCGAAAAAGGCGGCGCAGGGTTGGGCTTTGTGGATATGGCGCGAAAGTCGGGCAACAAATTGCGCTTCGATTTTGAAACCATCAACCAAGAACTCTCTTTCTTTTCCCTACGCATTACGGTTAATAAGTAA
- a CDS encoding DUF1987 domain-containing protein, which produces MQPLTIDGTEDTPKVVLDKERSLFEVSGRSLPEDAAEFYAPLLEWLAEYEKDPKPETPFMFKLEYFNTASSKLILDILSKLESIEGTSVIWYFHEDDEDMEEAGEEFSELVEIPFKFETY; this is translated from the coding sequence ATGCAGCCACTTACTATCGACGGCACTGAAGATACCCCAAAAGTAGTATTAGACAAAGAACGCAGCCTCTTTGAAGTGTCGGGACGCTCGCTGCCCGAAGATGCAGCTGAGTTTTACGCACCACTTTTGGAATGGTTAGCCGAGTATGAAAAAGACCCTAAGCCTGAAACACCTTTTATGTTCAAGCTCGAGTACTTCAATACGGCTTCTTCTAAACTGATTTTGGACATTCTCTCCAAGCTCGAAAGCATCGAGGGTACGTCGGTGATTTGGTACTTCCACGAAGACGACGAGGATATGGAAGAAGCAGGGGAGGAGTTTTCCGAACTTGTAGAAATCCCTTTCAAGTTTGAAACTTATTAA